In a single window of the uncultured Dysgonomonas sp. genome:
- a CDS encoding NYN domain-containing protein — protein MVPKSDMKLAVLIDADNIPYSNIKGMLDEITKFGIPTIKRIYGDWTKPSVSGWKQPLLEHAITPIQQYSYTTGKNATDSAMIIDAMDILHSDKVDGFCLVSSDSDFTRLAVRLRESGMFVLGLGEKKTPNPFIVACDKFIYIEILENSDNQQNTQSPGTSTETKGNNIEPVNKKLIQLLKSTIRDVADDDGWAYLGEVGNLIIKKRPDFDSRNYGFPKLTPLIKSQKKVFEIDERDIDKSRTKLIYVKIKE, from the coding sequence ATGGTTCCAAAATCGGATATGAAGCTGGCAGTCCTTATAGATGCCGATAATATACCCTACTCCAATATAAAAGGTATGCTCGACGAAATAACCAAGTTCGGAATACCAACCATTAAGCGCATCTATGGCGATTGGACAAAACCTTCTGTCTCGGGATGGAAACAACCCTTGCTCGAACATGCCATAACCCCGATACAACAATATAGCTACACTACAGGAAAAAATGCAACAGACTCTGCTATGATCATAGACGCAATGGATATATTGCATAGCGACAAGGTCGACGGTTTTTGTCTTGTATCCAGCGACAGTGACTTCACCCGCCTGGCGGTACGATTGAGAGAATCCGGTATGTTCGTTCTCGGATTAGGCGAAAAAAAGACTCCTAATCCTTTTATCGTAGCCTGTGACAAATTCATTTACATAGAAATACTTGAGAATTCGGATAACCAGCAGAACACGCAATCACCCGGAACATCGACAGAAACCAAGGGCAATAATATCGAACCTGTAAATAAAAAACTTATCCAACTACTCAAAAGCACAATACGTGATGTAGCTGATGATGATGGTTGGGCATATCTCGGCGAGGTCGGTAACCTGATCATCAAGAAGCGTCCCGATTTCGACTCACGTAACTATGGCTTCCCAAAACTAACCCCTCTGATAAAATCGCAGAAAAAGGTTTTTGAAATAGATGAACGTGACATAGACAAAAGCCGAACAAAGCTCATTTACGTGAAAATAAAAGAATAG
- a CDS encoding Ig-like domain-containing protein yields the protein MLHFLKRHILFSLILVAISLIAVACANMASPTGGAYDLEGPKVVRSNPGFNATQVKKGKIVIEFDENVTIERPSENVIITPPQKAFPVINTVNRKVNVELRDTLLPNTTYTIDFTNSIVDNNEKNPIENFSFSFSTGDVVDSMAVSGKVLTADNLEPVKGMYVGLHSNLNDTAFTKTKFERISRTNESGDFTIRGVAPGKYKLYALDDSNRDYMYDNPSEAIAFMETIIEPASERASRFDTTYVDKEKKVVDTIVAVQYTRFLPDNIVLRTFKSGFQRQFLQKHERIQHKLSLFFGAPTEMPQMEPLNFDGNRDWFIMERTPKNDTITYWIKDKEVMAIDTLSIRLTYLKTDTLNQSFPVTDTLTFMDRTRKPIKEDKKKEKKKKDGESDEPEITFLNIANNLSSTWDTYKSISLLFEEPITDTLSNKIKLQQLRDTVYYDIPFQLEADSVNPRKYTIRNKWGYNNEYRIQIDSASIYSIYGLWNNKIDQKFKVKAEDQYGQLAIRVAGIDSIPSFMELLDKSDKPIRKARVIDNIAVFKDLDPGSYYVRIVLDSNNNGIWDTGDFQKGLQPEMVCYSPKEYKVRAYSEVYDDDAWVIDPATLGKQKPLEITKQKPQEKESRRKQLEEKEEQENQQNRERSRNSTDPNSSRSNNSQYGARSNSGQNMNSGY from the coding sequence ATGTTACATTTTTTGAAAAGGCATATCTTATTTTCGCTTATTTTAGTTGCAATTTCCCTGATTGCAGTAGCTTGTGCCAATATGGCATCACCAACGGGAGGTGCTTATGATCTGGAAGGCCCTAAGGTAGTAAGGAGTAATCCCGGATTTAATGCAACTCAAGTGAAAAAAGGGAAGATAGTCATCGAGTTTGATGAAAATGTTACCATAGAAAGGCCTTCGGAAAATGTAATCATTACCCCGCCCCAGAAGGCATTCCCTGTCATCAATACCGTAAACAGGAAAGTAAATGTGGAGCTTAGAGATACTTTATTACCGAATACTACATATACAATTGACTTTACAAATTCGATCGTAGATAACAATGAGAAGAACCCGATAGAGAATTTTTCCTTTTCTTTCTCTACTGGCGATGTGGTAGACTCTATGGCCGTATCGGGCAAAGTGTTGACTGCAGATAACCTGGAGCCTGTAAAGGGTATGTATGTCGGGCTTCATTCTAACTTGAATGATACCGCTTTTACCAAAACCAAGTTTGAACGCATTTCCCGTACAAATGAATCCGGCGACTTTACCATTCGCGGTGTTGCTCCCGGCAAATATAAGCTGTATGCGCTGGATGATTCTAACCGTGACTATATGTACGATAATCCGTCAGAAGCCATTGCTTTTATGGAAACTATCATAGAGCCGGCATCCGAAAGGGCTTCACGTTTCGATACCACCTATGTAGATAAAGAAAAGAAAGTAGTAGATACTATTGTGGCTGTACAATATACTCGTTTTTTGCCCGACAATATAGTATTGCGGACGTTCAAGTCAGGGTTTCAGCGTCAGTTTTTACAAAAACATGAACGTATTCAGCATAAGCTGTCTCTCTTCTTCGGAGCACCTACGGAGATGCCTCAGATGGAGCCGTTGAACTTTGACGGAAATAGAGACTGGTTTATAATGGAGAGGACCCCTAAGAACGATACTATTACATATTGGATCAAGGATAAAGAGGTGATGGCAATAGATACATTGTCTATCCGGCTTACTTACCTGAAGACAGATACGCTGAATCAATCCTTTCCGGTAACCGATACCCTGACCTTTATGGACAGAACCCGAAAGCCGATAAAAGAAGATAAGAAGAAAGAAAAAAAGAAAAAAGATGGAGAAAGTGACGAACCTGAAATTACTTTCCTGAACATAGCAAATAACCTTTCTTCTACATGGGATACATATAAAAGTATTTCGTTGTTGTTTGAGGAACCTATTACAGATACTTTATCCAACAAAATAAAATTGCAGCAGTTGAGGGACACTGTGTATTATGATATTCCGTTCCAACTGGAAGCCGATAGTGTGAATCCGAGAAAATATACTATCCGCAATAAATGGGGTTATAATAATGAATACCGTATACAAATAGACTCAGCTTCTATATATAGTATATACGGACTATGGAATAATAAGATCGACCAGAAATTTAAAGTAAAAGCCGAAGATCAGTATGGACAGCTTGCTATAAGGGTTGCGGGTATAGATAGTATTCCTTCTTTTATGGAACTTTTAGATAAGTCGGATAAACCAATTCGTAAAGCACGAGTCATAGATAATATTGCAGTCTTTAAAGACCTTGATCCGGGGTCATATTATGTACGCATTGTATTGGACAGCAATAATAACGGAATATGGGATACAGGTGATTTCCAGAAAGGCTTACAGCCGGAAATGGTTTGTTATTCTCCAAAGGAATATAAAGTAAGGGCTTATTCGGAGGTTTATGACGATGACGCCTGGGTGATAGACCCTGCTACATTAGGGAAGCAGAAACCTCTGGAAATAACTAAGCAGAAGCCTCAGGAAAAAGAATCGAGGAGGAAGCAACTCGAAGAAAAAGAAGAACAAGAAAATCAGCAGAATAGAGAAAGATCGAGAAATTCGACCGATCCGAATTCGAGCAGAAGCAATAATTCCCAATATGGGGCGAGAAGCAATAGTGGACAGAATATGAACAGTGGATACTAA
- a CDS encoding lysine 2,3-aminomutase, producing the protein MDRVLKSYTLHNFLSIPQIASLSEEMVKDIEVVGRVLPFKTNNYVVDELIDWDNLDTDPIFTLNFPRRGMLEKKHYTAVERLLNEQSDGKELNEKIQQIRLSLNPNPAGQEHNVPYLGEIKLKGIQHKYPETVLFFPSQGQTCHAYCTFCFRWPQFSGMSGLKFAMKEADLLFKYLRLHKEVTDILFTGGDPMIMNTSTLEAYIRPLLEPEFDHIRTIRIGTKSLAYWPYRYLTDKDSDDIIRLFELVNRSGKTLSLQAHFNHPRELSTEAVKQAIARIRSTGSQIRTQSPLLRNINDKPELWAKMWRKQVDLGCIPYYMFIARDTGSKHYFELPLEKCWQIFRRAYRQVSGLCRTVRGPSMSDHAGKIQVLGVQEIKGEKIFVLRFIQGRNPKWVDIPFFAEYDPKATWFNQLKPAFGEEKFFFEEQRTKLEATKPFLFE; encoded by the coding sequence ATGGACAGAGTATTGAAATCATATACTCTCCACAACTTCCTTTCCATTCCCCAGATAGCATCGTTATCCGAGGAAATGGTAAAGGATATCGAAGTTGTAGGAAGAGTATTACCATTTAAAACCAACAACTATGTGGTGGATGAACTGATAGATTGGGATAATCTTGACACCGACCCTATTTTTACATTGAACTTCCCAAGACGGGGCATGCTAGAGAAGAAGCACTATACAGCAGTGGAAAGGCTTCTGAACGAGCAGTCTGATGGAAAAGAACTAAATGAGAAAATACAACAGATACGGTTATCCCTCAACCCTAATCCGGCAGGACAAGAACACAATGTGCCTTATTTGGGAGAAATAAAGCTGAAAGGTATTCAGCATAAATATCCCGAAACGGTCTTATTCTTTCCCAGTCAGGGACAGACCTGCCATGCGTATTGTACCTTCTGTTTCAGATGGCCGCAGTTTTCAGGAATGAGCGGACTGAAATTTGCAATGAAAGAAGCCGACTTGCTCTTCAAGTACCTGCGTCTGCACAAAGAAGTCACCGATATACTATTTACAGGTGGTGATCCCATGATAATGAATACCTCCACGCTGGAGGCTTATATAAGACCTCTCCTTGAACCGGAGTTTGACCATATCCGAACTATCCGTATCGGCACAAAATCTCTGGCATACTGGCCATACAGATATCTGACCGATAAAGACAGCGATGATATTATCCGCCTGTTCGAGTTGGTAAATCGTTCGGGGAAGACTCTTTCTCTTCAGGCCCACTTCAATCATCCGAGAGAACTATCTACCGAAGCCGTCAAGCAAGCCATCGCCCGCATTCGTTCGACAGGATCGCAGATACGCACCCAGTCCCCTCTCCTGCGCAATATCAATGACAAGCCCGAACTATGGGCCAAAATGTGGCGCAAACAGGTCGATCTGGGATGTATCCCGTATTACATGTTCATTGCACGCGATACCGGATCGAAACATTATTTCGAATTGCCACTGGAAAAATGCTGGCAAATATTCCGTCGCGCCTACAGGCAGGTTAGCGGTCTGTGCCGTACAGTAAGAGGTCCCAGCATGAGCGATCATGCAGGAAAGATACAAGTACTGGGCGTGCAGGAAATAAAGGGAGAGAAAATATTCGTCCTTCGCTTTATACAAGGGCGAAACCCTAAATGGGTGGATATCCCCTTCTTTGCCGAATACGACCCGAAAGCAACATGGTTCAATCAGTTAAAGCCTGCCTTTGGCGAAGAGAAATTCTTCTTTGAAGAACAACGGACTAAATTGGAAGCTACTAAGCCATTCTTATTCGAATAG
- a CDS encoding WbqC family protein, with translation MGLNDIYLSSAYLAPVQYYTKFLLAGRVLIEQNDNYIKQTYRNRCTIVSANGEISLSIPVEHSSKDKTLMKDIRIAQHGNWQHMHWNAIVSAYNSTPFFEYYQDDFYPFYHKKYSFLFDYNEELNNLILRLLDINLPRIQHTAVYKTEFTDTESDFRELIHPKKDWKLLDADFLPVPYYQVFGQKFGFIANMSIIDLLFNMGNESQIILADSARKRI, from the coding sequence ATGGGATTAAATGATATATACCTTTCTTCAGCATACCTTGCCCCGGTTCAGTATTATACCAAGTTTCTTCTTGCCGGCCGTGTCCTTATCGAGCAAAACGACAATTATATTAAGCAAACATATCGTAACCGTTGTACCATTGTTTCGGCAAATGGAGAAATATCCCTGTCTATTCCTGTCGAACATTCATCAAAAGATAAGACTTTGATGAAAGATATCAGGATTGCCCAACATGGTAACTGGCAACACATGCACTGGAATGCTATTGTATCGGCTTATAATTCGACACCTTTTTTCGAATATTACCAAGATGATTTCTATCCGTTCTATCATAAAAAATACTCTTTTCTGTTCGATTATAATGAAGAATTGAATAATCTGATTCTTCGCTTGCTGGACATAAATCTTCCCCGAATACAACACACGGCAGTTTATAAGACCGAATTTACGGATACGGAATCCGATTTCAGGGAGCTGATCCATCCCAAAAAAGATTGGAAACTGTTGGATGCGGATTTCTTACCTGTACCGTATTATCAGGTCTTTGGGCAAAAATTCGGATTCATTGCCAATATGAGTATTATCGATTTGTTGTTTAATATGGGAAATGAAAGCCAGATAATACTTGCGGATTCAGCTAGGAAAAGAATATGA
- a CDS encoding DUF3108 domain-containing protein, whose product MMKRITGIVLMLLVLVSIESQAQGKCKINNIYFQAGEEMTYDLYFKYGLIHTKAGISTLKTVAERYNNTDALKMTLMAQSTGTVRKIFSLSDTLSCYLTKDLVPLAYIKNAAEGKDYTQERVTYTYTGDKVNINAIRHKNGDFKFNETLTSQSCIYDMMSVVYYARTLNYSTMKKGETAKVDFISGKKKVNMVIEYEGIETVEANDDRKYSCIKLTLSIMDDAFSDKKEAMKVYITNDNNRMPVRLDSKLNIGSTRAILKSYKGNRYPVQTK is encoded by the coding sequence ATGATGAAAAGAATTACAGGAATAGTGCTGATGTTATTAGTTTTAGTCAGCATAGAGTCGCAGGCCCAAGGTAAGTGTAAAATAAATAACATTTACTTTCAGGCAGGTGAAGAAATGACTTATGACTTATACTTCAAATACGGTCTTATACATACAAAAGCCGGAATATCTACACTGAAGACTGTAGCAGAGAGGTATAATAATACGGATGCCCTTAAGATGACACTGATGGCTCAGTCGACGGGTACTGTAAGGAAAATATTCAGCCTGAGCGATACTCTGTCGTGTTATCTGACAAAAGATTTAGTACCTCTTGCTTACATTAAGAATGCAGCAGAAGGAAAAGACTATACACAGGAAAGAGTAACATATACCTATACGGGTGATAAAGTAAATATAAATGCAATAAGGCATAAAAACGGAGACTTTAAATTTAACGAGACTCTGACATCCCAGTCGTGTATTTATGATATGATGAGTGTCGTATACTATGCCCGTACCCTTAATTATTCCACAATGAAGAAAGGGGAGACTGCCAAGGTAGACTTTATTTCGGGTAAGAAGAAAGTTAATATGGTGATAGAATATGAGGGAATAGAAACCGTTGAGGCTAATGATGATAGAAAATATAGCTGTATAAAGCTGACCCTGAGTATTATGGATGATGCATTCAGCGATAAGAAAGAAGCTATGAAAGTGTATATTACCAATGATAACAACCGTATGCCGGTGAGGCTGGATTCCAAGTTGAATATTGGTTCTACACGTGCTATCCTCAAGAGCTATAAAGGAAACAGGTATCCTGTACAAACGAAATAA